In Streptomyces sp. NBC_00414, a single window of DNA contains:
- a CDS encoding PaaI family thioesterase gives MKDDSLDLAAAQKALAAQPFSTLLGTRLVAFGEGEAVLELDIRDDLRQQNGFVHGGVLGYAADNALTFAAGSVAGSRLLTSGFTIDYLRPADGTLLRAHAHVVRAGRTRVVCRCDLSTLNATGTQTLCAVAQGTIAVPTTRVRTDEAAER, from the coding sequence GTGAAGGACGACTCCCTGGACCTGGCCGCAGCCCAGAAGGCGCTGGCGGCACAGCCTTTCAGCACCCTGCTCGGTACCCGCCTGGTGGCTTTCGGAGAGGGCGAGGCGGTGCTGGAACTGGACATCCGCGACGACCTGCGCCAGCAGAACGGCTTCGTGCACGGCGGCGTACTCGGCTACGCGGCCGACAACGCCCTGACCTTCGCCGCGGGCAGCGTCGCCGGGTCCCGCCTGCTCACCTCGGGCTTCACCATCGACTACCTGCGCCCGGCCGACGGCACGCTGCTGCGGGCCCACGCCCACGTAGTACGAGCCGGCCGAACCCGAGTGGTCTGCCGCTGCGACCTGTCGACGCTGAACGCGACAGGAACACAGACGCTGTGCGCGGTGGCCCAGGGAACGATCGCGGTACCGACGACACGTGTCCGTACGGACGAGGCAGCTGAACGGTGA
- a CDS encoding MarR family winged helix-turn-helix transcriptional regulator, which yields MSQSEAEPHSESETGTGADQRLFFLLQRAAHRLRTTADRRCVAAAGVTTAQLGALFAVRERPGGTQRQLARTLGLRESAVTALVARLTAAGFVVRRAHPREHRAVTLELTDEGVAALLAAQPEIDRFNGELRLLLGDQGFARTSAALYELAHWDPE from the coding sequence ATGTCCCAGTCCGAGGCCGAGCCCCACTCCGAGTCCGAGACCGGGACCGGGGCCGATCAGCGGCTGTTCTTTCTGTTGCAGCGGGCCGCGCACCGGCTGCGTACGACCGCGGATCGTCGCTGTGTCGCCGCCGCCGGGGTCACCACGGCCCAGCTCGGCGCGCTGTTCGCCGTGCGGGAGCGGCCGGGCGGCACCCAGCGGCAGCTCGCGCGGACCCTGGGGCTGCGCGAGTCCGCCGTCACCGCCCTCGTCGCACGGCTCACCGCGGCCGGGTTCGTCGTCCGACGGGCCCATCCGCGTGAGCACCGGGCCGTCACGTTGGAGCTCACCGACGAGGGCGTCGCCGCTCTTCTCGCCGCCCAGCCCGAGATCGATCGGTTCAACGGTGAGCTGCGGCTTCTGCTCGGGGATCAGGGGTTCGCTCGCACCTCGGCCGCCCTGTACGAGCTTGCCCACTGGGATCCCGAGTGA
- a CDS encoding AraC family transcriptional regulator has translation MLDELDELDELDDLDRSGELDKLDELAAAIARHGSDMWSDTAVPRQRLVTIDEPGAPLDLLYEPMICFVVQGSKSSVAGDRSWTAGRGQVFLNSLVLPVTATFEEVPYRSAVLRLDGGKLAELLLELEPDGTDQPAASGPGPVGPVTAPMTPEIIDVVTRWVRLLDTPRDIRPLAGRTETEILYRLLGTALGPTLRHFTLDDSAAARVRTAARWICARFTEPLGIDEIAATAHMSTASLHRNFKAATGMSPLTFQKHLRLQEARRLLLAGDTTAALVAEKVGYVSATQFNREYRRAYGLPPGRDAARLRNRLADAGRGA, from the coding sequence ATGCTGGACGAGCTGGACGAGCTGGACGAGCTGGATGATCTGGACAGGTCGGGTGAGCTGGACAAGCTGGACGAACTCGCCGCAGCCATCGCCCGGCACGGCAGCGACATGTGGTCCGACACCGCGGTGCCACGCCAACGGCTGGTGACGATCGACGAACCCGGGGCGCCGCTCGACCTGCTCTACGAACCGATGATCTGCTTCGTCGTGCAGGGCTCCAAGAGCAGCGTGGCGGGCGACCGGAGCTGGACGGCCGGTCGCGGGCAGGTGTTCCTCAACTCGCTGGTCCTGCCGGTCACGGCCACGTTCGAGGAGGTGCCGTACCGCTCGGCGGTGCTGCGCCTGGACGGCGGCAAGCTCGCCGAACTCCTGCTGGAACTGGAACCGGACGGCACGGACCAGCCTGCCGCCTCCGGCCCGGGCCCCGTCGGCCCGGTCACGGCACCGATGACGCCCGAGATCATCGACGTGGTGACCCGCTGGGTACGGCTGCTCGACACCCCGCGGGACATCCGTCCGCTGGCGGGCCGTACCGAGACGGAGATCCTCTACCGCCTGCTCGGCACCGCACTCGGTCCGACCCTGCGGCACTTCACCCTGGACGACTCGGCCGCGGCCAGGGTGCGTACGGCGGCCCGTTGGATCTGCGCCCGTTTCACCGAGCCGCTCGGCATCGACGAGATCGCGGCGACGGCGCACATGAGCACGGCCAGCCTGCACCGCAACTTCAAGGCCGCCACCGGTATGAGCCCGCTGACCTTCCAGAAGCACCTCCGCCTCCAGGAGGCCCGCCGACTGCTCCTCGCCGGTGACACCACGGCGGCGCTGGTCGCGGAGAAGGTCGGCTATGTGAGCGCGACCCAGTTCAACCGCGAGTACCGGCGGGCCTACGGTCTGCCGCCCGGCCGGGACGCGGCCCGCCTGCGCAACCGCCTGGCGGACGCGGGCCGGGGCGCGTAG
- a CDS encoding aldo/keto reductase: MTQQDDGPNETQGTDQQGKDRQGRSGGPAVRALGGQGLTVGAIGLGTMGMTMAYGAGDEPGGIATIRRAYELGVTLFDTAELYGMGTGSNEQLVGRAVQDFRGDVVIATKFGFDMDAPQNAEGYALNSRPEHIREVTENSLRHLGTDYIDVLYQHRVDPDVPIEDVAGTIGELIAEGKVRYLGLSEAGPDILRRAHAVHPVSVLQTEYSVFERAVEADVLPVVRELGIGFVPYSPLGRGFLTGAVKPAAEYPADDMRSWDDRWQPGNYERNLTAIRELTDLAATKGISVTQLALAWLLAQGDDVVPIPGTRSPERLAENVAAADVTLTARDLARVQEILPKGAAGSRYPEAIMPSW, encoded by the coding sequence ATGACACAGCAAGACGACGGACCGAACGAAACGCAGGGCACGGACCAGCAGGGCAAGGACCGGCAGGGCAGGAGTGGTGGGCCGGCCGTTCGCGCTCTCGGTGGGCAGGGGCTGACCGTCGGGGCGATCGGGCTCGGCACCATGGGCATGACCATGGCGTACGGCGCCGGTGACGAACCCGGTGGCATCGCGACCATCCGCCGGGCCTACGAGCTCGGCGTCACCCTCTTCGACACCGCCGAGCTGTACGGCATGGGCACCGGCAGCAACGAGCAGCTGGTCGGCCGGGCCGTACAGGATTTTCGCGGCGACGTCGTGATCGCCACCAAGTTCGGCTTCGACATGGACGCGCCGCAGAACGCCGAGGGCTACGCCCTCAACAGCCGTCCCGAGCACATCCGCGAGGTCACCGAGAACAGCCTCCGCCACCTCGGCACCGACTACATCGACGTGCTGTACCAGCACCGCGTCGACCCGGATGTACCCATCGAGGACGTGGCGGGCACGATCGGCGAGCTGATCGCCGAAGGCAAGGTGCGGTACCTGGGGCTGAGCGAGGCCGGGCCCGACATCCTCCGGCGCGCCCACGCCGTCCACCCCGTGTCCGTGCTGCAGACCGAGTACTCCGTGTTCGAGCGGGCCGTGGAGGCCGACGTGCTGCCCGTGGTGCGCGAGCTCGGCATCGGCTTCGTACCGTATTCGCCGCTCGGGCGGGGGTTCCTGACCGGCGCCGTGAAGCCCGCCGCCGAGTATCCCGCGGACGACATGCGCAGCTGGGACGACCGCTGGCAGCCCGGCAACTACGAGCGGAACCTGACCGCCATCCGCGAACTGACCGATCTCGCGGCCACCAAGGGGATCTCCGTCACGCAGCTGGCCCTGGCCTGGCTGCTGGCCCAGGGCGACGACGTCGTCCCGATCCCGGGCACCCGCAGCCCGGAGCGCCTCGCCGAGAACGTGGCCGCCGCGGACGTCACGCTCACCGCGCGGGACCTGGCCCGTGTCCAGGAGATCCTGCCCAAGGGGGCCGCCGGGTCCCGGTACCCCGAGGCGATCATGCCCTCCTGGTGA